The region ATTACTTAGTAGGATATATTTATCAGACATTAGTGTGGGCTTTCTGCAACTGTAACTGAGTCCAGATCGTTTAACTTTCATGGTTTcagacaaacagagaaaattctgttttttctttgactgtttttctgtcagaaaAGAGAGGAAACAGCGCCCTCCGATGGTTTGAATACAAACAGACAGAGTCCCCTTTGCTTTCCagtgaaactttatttttttacagtcagacagacaggtgTTAATCACTGCAGTCTACAtgtttaaagctgaaataaaaacataatcagTAAAATAGATGGAAAAATAAGCATCTCCATAGTAACACAAAGGCATAGGGGCTTCATCTAGTTGCATGACTGGACGTAGTTCTGTGGGAAGAAGCCCTCCCGGCCATTACAGACACCCTCACACCAGCCGTCGGCATGGCGACGTGTCATGTAGATGATGTCCCCCTCATTGAGTTGGAGGTCATCGGGCTTCGAGACCTTGTAACAGTACAGCGCCACCACTGGACAAAGAGAGGAAGTCAAAAACATTATATTCTAACACATTTTAGTATTGTAGGAGGGCTGGTGGTGGCGGTACCTTTCTCCAGGTAGTCAGGGGGTGTACTGGTGTCATAGTCCACTGGAGGAGGGAGGGGTGGTATGATGTCATCAAAACCTCCAACATCATCCAATGGAAGAGGAGGGGGCAGGGCTAAGATCTGAAGATCTATGAGAATACAGGAACTGTGACTAACCAATCTGAGCAGTACTGTGCTGCGTAGCTAGGTAGTACTACTACTGCATTTTTACTTAAAGATGACTTCTACAAATTACTCTTCTACAGTTAGCTGTACTACATCTACAGCAGTACCACAACTGTGTTCTTACCCAGGTGTTCGAGACGAGCAGGTAAGCAAAGCcggggggaggaggaggaagagcgaGAGAGCAGGgtgaaggaggaagaggaagagatgGAGGGGTCCTGGGGGGCATTGGGGGGAGGGTATGGTGGAGGAGGGGGGATCATGACTGACAGACAGAGAGAAGTTGAGTGAGAACAAGGAGTCAACATCTGGTCTGACACAGACCTAACTATCAATATTCTGAAAATATTCAGCAACATCTGATGATTCAGGGCTGTTAATAAACTTCTGAACATTCTGAACTGTTCACTGACATTTGAACTTTCGGATTATTCATAAACACCTAATATCCTTGGTATGGGTTCCTGGGAGGTCCACAACACTGGTCACTTGAAGGACCAGAGTAAGCTCTCCTAAAATGTCCTCATGAAGTTCTCAAACTTCAGGAACCCCTGAAATATAATCCAACACCATTGAAAAGTATTGCTGTGTTCTTTCCAAACAAACAGAAGATCCTAAAACTATTCACTGATCTATCTTTAATCTTCAATCTCTCCTTAGTTTTTATTGGACGACAGCACCTGCAGCAGCTTACATGACTGGACAGCAGGCAAGAAGAGGGAGCGAGTATATCGGCAGCGGGAGGCGGGGCCTGAGCGGACCCTCAGAGAGACAGAGCGAGTGGTTGGAGGCGAGCGCCGGCGGTGGCAACTCCTAGATGTGGGGGTCACTGAAAAACATCACAGAGGAAgtaaaaactgcaaacaagCAGCAGAGAAGaatcagaaacagaaagaagTGAAGAATGAGGAAACTGACTGAAGCCTGTCTGACCATCTGATACATTTTTGTTAGTTTAACACACTGAAGATTTAAAATTCTTGTTTCTGTGCTGGCTTTGGTTGACGAACATTTCAGCAGGTGCAAAGCATGTTAAGTAGTGGTGAGTGTGTCATGTGATTGGTGTGGTTTATGGGACCATAATCCAAACTGAAACACAGATTAACCAGTCTGTATTCTTTTCACCGTTATTTATAAGAATCCTTAGGGGACGTTAGGTCCAACTGTACTGATGTTGCTGCATAAATGTACAATTTTTAATGTTGGCTCCAGATTTTATAGGAAAATTGAACTGATTGTTCCAGAAGATGGTGCAGTATATAGGATGAAAAAGGTTTGGATCCACTGAGCACAAAAGTCAGCTTTGCTTGTTTGAGAAAATGTGTTGAAAACCGGCATGACAGTTTCAGATGCGGCTCTTCAGCATCCCCTGCTTTCTGGATACAGCTAgttaataaataatgatcagATATTTCAGTCTGAAGTTGTTCAATGGATGTTTACATAAAAACGTtcctaaaaatttaaaaactgtggCGGCTTTTGGTGGAACAGCTAACAGGACCCCATTTGCAGAGGCGATCGGATCTTGAAGCAGCCGTCCTGGGTTTTATTCCCCACCTTAgaccatttgctgcatgtcttcccccttctCCCTCTGCACATTTCATGCCTGGTTACTATTGATAGAGGCCACCAAATTGATACAACTAAAAAGAGACATTACCGTCTGCTTCCTGGGAgggtggagatggtggaggCGGGGCCAGCAGCTCTGAGTTGTCATTGGGTAATGGTGGGAAGCCATTATCatcagaaggaggaggaggagaaggtggTGGGAGGCTGTTCTCCTCCACCACTGAGGAAAGACGTTAGGCTGTTAGATGTCATTGTGATGCTACACACTAACCAACCCTTGGAACTTTAACAGGACCTTTCTATGATTAGTCCACAAAGTTCAGGTCATCATTAATACACAAATCACCTGACGAAGATGAGCTCAGCTCAGATGAAGGTGCTTAGATCATTCACTTGATCAGCAGAATCATAACAAAGATaccgtgtttactgaatcagctGATTTAATAAATCATAGAGATTTATTTAAGCAAATCTCtgttattctttgttttttttattttaagaaataaaaactaaactctaTCTAAATGTTGCAAGGCTACGTTTTAGTGGTTTGACTAGATTTAACTGATTAATGTTAAACTGAACAACACTAACCTCACTTACAGAGGTGTTTCACAAAACAGAAGATAAAGACCAAGGATAAACTTTGACTTTAACTGGTCCAGTTTAATAAAGTCAGGTTTAGATAAAATGTTCCACAGCCTaatatatttcagatttttccttGAGAGTATATTTTGCTTATATTTCCAGTAATACATCATACAGCAATCAGCAAAAGTGCTTTGCACGACGTTTCAGATTATCATGGAAACACTAAGATGTCATCACCTGTTTCTAGACTAAGGCATGGGAttggaggaggagctggagcgcCATGGTTGATCACAGTCCCtgaagaagaaggaggaggaggtggtggaggaggaggaggagcactTTGATTGATCACAGCCCCTGATAAGGctggtggaggaggtggagctGTTGGAGCCACCATCAGTCCTGATGaatcaggaggaggaggaggaggagggggcagGCCTGAGATGACCTCACCACTCTGACGCAACGACTcctctgctggaagaggaggaggaggcggaGCTTCATCCAGCAAATTGGTGATGATGTCGCACTCAGGTGGAGCCTGCCAATTGGTGGGGATGGTGGGCGGAGCTACAGGTCTTCCAAAGCTGGACCTGTGAGGCAGGAAGCAGATCTGGTCATATTTATGATGTCATGTTTGGGGTAAACAGGTGATTATGTTTCCTGACTGGTGTCCAGAAACCCTGATCAGATCTGTGCTCCTCTGAGGAGAAATCTAAAACTGAAGAGGCTGggactgttggaaaaccttgATACCAACTTTGATAATCAGACGGTTTTCTCATCATGACATGGAATGAGGAAATATAATTCCTTTATTTGTTAAGGATATGTGCAGATGTTCTTCTCAGTTTATCCAAATAATACATAATCTCAAACAGATGGATCTCCTCACCAATAATTCAAATACTGAAAGGACTTTAATGTAGATTAAATGTAGTAATAACTGAGTCAAAGAAAATGGAAATGAGTTAATGCTCTTCATTTTCAGGAGGTttgttatatttaaagaaatgtcagctttatttccagaagATGAGAAATATCATTTTTTTCTGAAGAGTTTGCAGAATTTAATTATGGTTCTAATAAGGAACTTttggttattattatttctaaaaGAGAGGAATAAATTTACATCTGTATTTTATAGAGTAAGAAGTTTTAATTCTAAATGAGTAATCAAGCAAAACTATTATCTTTAACTGTGAACAGGAGGCGCTCAGCTCTGCACACCTCATTCCCCTGCAGCTTTAATCAGCCTGAGACATGAACCTGGCTCTTACCCTCCAGCAGGGGGCGCCACTGGGCATTGAACTGGCTCCAGAGCTTTGTTGGACCTGAAACAGACACACATGAAACCACAGGCAGACTTCCTGTGTGAGTCTCTGCTGTGAAAACAAGAAGCTGCTGCAAACAGAAGCCTGGCAGAGGAGAACCAAACCTGATGGAGGCTCCATGTTTCCGGATCGTTCCCGTTTTCTCCGTCTGTTTCCCAGAGACCTGCAGGGAAGAGGGGGGCAAACACAGAGCAGAGTGAGCATGAATGAAGCCCCTCAGCTTTCAGCCGCTCTAATTAGTCTCTCCAAACATTTTCCCACAGCCAACAAAGACCTCTGGGCTCAgggtgtgtatatgtgtgtccTGCTGTCTCTGTGAGGTCCAGCAGCACATTCAGACCTGAAACCCTGAAGACATCACAGTGACAGGGTGTAGGTGGATGTTGGTGGTAACAGGGCTGTCTAAGTGTGATTTTCTGCTAAATTAGTCAGGGTCACTGTCTGTGTTGGTGAACTGACAAAGCAGGGTGTGTGTAAGTGTCCTCAGAGAGACACATAatcatgtgtgtgtgcgtgtgctcTTGTACTTGCtactgagtgagaaccatttttagCTTTCTTATtgtaaagtgaggacattttcctggtcctcacttttccaaattccatttatgggacaggggttaggtttaggactatgttagggtcagggttaggcccaAGAAATCAAGGAAAAGGAATGGAattcctcataaagatagtaaaacgtggatttgtgtgtctctgtgtgtgtgtgtaggccTTGTTGTAGTGTGGGAAATTTTGTTTAAAGAGCTTTGTCGCTATTTGCTGTGACCTGCAGTGAGAACCAATCCATCTTTGAATTTCAGCATCTCTCTGAGGACCTCAACACAAAGCACAAACAACAGAGGGATAAACACTGTGTGTCATCAAGAAGATGGAAACCATGATGAAGAAATGCTTCAGGTTTTAAATAAAGTGCTCTGGCTGCTGGTCAATTTtacctttgcagttttggttgtttcatACCGAACCTTTTCATGTACAAAATGGAGCAGTCAACCTCTGGACTCACCGTTCACCAATTACCTACCAGGCGGGTGTTTTCTACACactttcataaataaaaatatatttaaataaatgttcagtATTTTGCTTATTGTCTGTTGCAAGGAAATGTGATCATATGACTCTGATAAATAATATGAACCAGGAGGTCACCGAGAGTTATATTGGTTTGATCAGAGGTCAAATTCTGTCaaatatgggatttaaacaTGATTTATCTCCATGAatcctgaaaataaattaaaaagaaaccaTTGTTTAGGTACATGGGGATGACTGGTTTGTTTACAGGTTCAAGGTGGACATAGGAAGGGACCAACTGGGGGTTAGAATTGTTGAAGGGGTAAATTGACCCAGAGCTGCTTATAACACTATTATTTGTagagttttattttataacccGGTTAATGACTTCTGATTCAGGCCTCATTCCTTCAAATTTCATTCCTACAATGCAGACTTTCTGGACTCTGTTAAAGTGCTCTGGATCAACAGCTATCCAGGCTTTCTGCTGGTTCTTTGGACACTGGCTGCTTTTTACTCAGTCCAGTCCAGTTGCTGATGAGACCATGATGTCCAATGGGAATATTTAATCTATTTGAACCAAACTGGATGCCAAGAAGGAATGTCAGTCCTAAAAAACTCCCCATCCTATAAATTCTCTCTGAAAGACTTGACCGAAGACCTGAGAGATGATCCACTGAGCAGAGACATGACCCAGGATCTGAGAGAGTTATCATCCTACAGCAGATAATGCACATGCACTGGCATCCATCCTGAGTGATTCGTGTCTATCCAGGTGTGAAATCTCACAAGTCAGATTAGGATGATCAGAGGATATTAGGAGGTTCATTTTCCAGACTGAAtaatttatgtgttaaaaagTTTAGTGTCGAAACGGAGCTCATGTATTTATTCTTCTTTACCTCTGTCACATCATGTCTGGTGagacacaaaattaaataaagattttagtTTAAGATAAATGGTTCAAAAATAATAGTATAACTAATGCAGATGACTTAA is a window of Girardinichthys multiradiatus isolate DD_20200921_A chromosome Y, DD_fGirMul_XY1, whole genome shotgun sequence DNA encoding:
- the LOC124863778 gene encoding ABI gene family member 3-like isoform X4, which gives rise to MKDQNFKDEVAKILEEAPNARKGLRDNYENLLNVADYCYNTYTQTVEMHKEKVSRREIGTFTAVRRVPRNHKIIPPTGAQPRPPYSRRPINYQQLDELGHGIKVSGKQTEKTGTIRKHGASIRSNKALEPVQCPVAPPAGGSSFGRPVAPPTIPTNWQAPPECDIITNLLDEAPPPPPLPAEESLRQSGEVISGLPPPPPPPPDSSGLMVAPTAPPPPPALSGAVINQSAPPPPPPPPPPSSSGTVINHGAPAPPPIPCLSLETVVEENSLPPPSPPPPSDDNGFPPLPNDNSELLAPPPPSPPSQEADDLQILALPPPLPLDDVGGFDDIIPPLPPPVDYDTSTPPDYLEKVVALYCYKVSKPDDLQLNEGDIIYMTRRHADGWCEGVCNGREGFFPQNYVQSCN
- the LOC124863778 gene encoding ABI gene family member 3-like isoform X3, coding for MKDQNFKDEVAKILEEAPNARKGLRDNYENLLNVADYCYNTYTQSGENSIKALEETKNFTTQSLASVAYQISTLANSVLSLLDAQTNQLRQMESSINVIGQTVEMHKEKVSRREIGTFTAVRRVPRNHKIIPPTGAQPRPPYSRRPINYQQLDELGHGIKVSGKQTEKTGTIRKHGASIRSNKALEPVQCPVAPPAGGSSFGRPVAPPTIPTNWQAPPECDIITNLLDEAPPPPPLPAEESLRQSGEVISGLPPPPPPPPDSSGLMVAPTAPPPPPALSGAVINQSAPPPPPPPPPPSSSGTVINHGAPAPPPIPCLSLETVVEENSLPPPSPPPPSDDNGFPPLPNDNSELLAPPPPSPPSQEADVTPTSRSCHRRRSPPTTRSVSLRVRSGPASRCRYTRSLFLPAVQSWVPEV
- the LOC124863778 gene encoding abl interactor 1-like isoform X1, producing MKDQNFKDEVAKILEEAPNARKGLRDNYENLLNVADYCYNTYTQSGENSIKALEETKNFTTQSLASVAYQISTLANSVLSLLDAQTNQLRQMESSINVIGQTVEMHKEKVSRREIGTFTAVRRVPRNHKIIPPTGAQPRPPYSRRPINYQQLDELGHGIKVSGKQTEKTGTIRKHGASIRSNKALEPVQCPVAPPAGGSSFGRPVAPPTIPTNWQAPPECDIITNLLDEAPPPPPLPAEESLRQSGEVISGLPPPPPPPPDSSGLMVAPTAPPPPPALSGAVINQSAPPPPPPPPPPSSSGTVINHGAPAPPPIPCLSLETVVEENSLPPPSPPPPSDDNGFPPLPNDNSELLAPPPPSPPSQEADDLQILALPPPLPLDDVGGFDDIIPPLPPPVDYDTSTPPDYLEKVVALYCYKVSKPDDLQLNEGDIIYMTRRHADGWCEGVCNGREGFFPQNYVQSCN
- the LOC124863778 gene encoding ABI gene family member 3-like isoform X2, which encodes MKDQNFKDEVAKILEEAPNARKGLRDNYENLLNVADYCYNTYTQSGENSIKALEETKNFTTQSLASVAYQISTLANSVLSLLDAQTNQLRQMESSINVIGQTVEMHKEKVSRREIGTFTAVRRVPRNHKIIPPTGAQPRPPYSRRPINYQQLDELGHGIKVSGKQTEKTGTIRKHGASIRSNKALEPVQCPVAPPAGGSSFGRPVAPPTIPTNWQAPPECDIITNLLDEAPPPPPLPAEESLRQSGEVISGLPPPPPPPPDSSGLMVAPTAPPPPPALSGAVINQSAPPPPPPPPPPSSSGTVINHGAPAPPPIPCLSLETVVEENSLPPPSPPPPSDDNGFPPLPNDNSELLAPPPPSPPSQEADVTPTSRSCHRRRSPPTTRSVSLRVRSGPASRCRYTRSLFLPAVQSCKLLQGFLKFENFMRTF